The Anticarsia gemmatalis isolate Benzon Research Colony breed Stoneville strain chromosome 29, ilAntGemm2 primary, whole genome shotgun sequence genome window below encodes:
- the LOC142985302 gene encoding uncharacterized protein LOC142985302 has translation MTSRLHLLLAATCALALIQLASGEECSRINKWGQQTDREVKYEPIFLKPGVKDWKIKIPNENCVEVGGSTYACDYDKAPEASFLEARQVFVHRPGDAKGYGRVEISLYC, from the exons ATGACATCTAGACTGCATCTGTTGCTCGCCGCGACCTGCGCCCTCGCCCTCATACAACTAGCGAGCGGAGAGGAGTGCAGTCGAATTAATAAATGGG GGCAGCAGACGGACAGAGAAGTTAAATACGagcctatatttttaaaacctggCGTGAAAGACTGGaaaattaaaatacct AACGAGAACTGCGTGGAAGTAGGCGGGTCGACCTACGCGTGCGACTACGACAAGGCACCTGAAGCTAGCTTCCTTGAAGCTCGCCAGGTATTCGTTCACCGCCCTGGAGACGCGAAAGGCTACGGCAGAGTAGAAATAAGCCTTTATTGTTAG
- the LOC142985303 gene encoding uncharacterized protein LOC142985303: protein MTVRLPAVFAVICVAALFGYGIAQLNCNKISWGSGQPIRTGPRPIPPGVRTLEVSIPGHCDPSGWDVVACDSDEPPNIRFLNRWTALIERKGNLVETAAVHSTIQCYTL from the exons ATGACAGTTAGACTTCCCGCCGTTTTTGCAGTGATTTGTGTCGCCGCTCTATTTGGCTATGGTATCGCTCAGCTAAATTGCAATAAGATTTCTTGGg GAAGCGGGCAGCCAATCCGTACGGGTCCTCGACCAATTCCACCTGGAGTACGAACCTTAGAGGTGTCG ATCCCCGGCCACTGCGATCCTTCAGGCTGGGACGTGGTTGCGTGCGACAGTGATGAGCCGCCAAACATCAGGTTCTTAAACCGATGGACAGCGCTCATCGAACGTAAAGGAAACCTCGTGGAAACGGCCGCCGTTCACAGCACTATACAGTGTTATACATTGTAG
- the LOC142985321 gene encoding uncharacterized protein LOC142985321, translating to MAEVLMDYKMLTEAEKRRVEEIDTSIASLQEEVDKLNKILNNSERGWALLVAKLKRERLMALTAVTRSKLLLAEMEIFIAESELNNIGKSNGEKTKSSQNEEVPCCSSTLLPSSPLSTPSTSERSSTPKSQTPSRRRKKHKNTSSALNNSKFISKEKDGTNNGDIVPSTTITIAEFNSLNDKLSSSPSNMSAVDESNILNESRNCLQEINILESSIIDLENRNISDTRTSNTELKKQNTQKVCSKIDSITHKTDAKNSKNKKFSSKTNKKIEALFETENNTLDKSNIFASQSNLLPNKITEAPNLPVSNKENPNISVSNLNLDSMSLTDSFSKIKKNKKHSGNCTPAKKVKHSKEVLNTTFLEPNSCVNSNSESNNSASDTVTPVTDLPYIPTSNKHLTDSIIAEFNKPFENDFSQSKLKIAPRRKAKNVKIKPVADITAYKNTEKTLSYNSRLLYSPTVSNVKPLHPRDPRKSYYTAHSSDCTPMKLPLPKMVEKTLNSDQNLPDTQLGESTNNTIPISPTYLQNRPTFGSKSQLCTPINLPLAKITENIRIYDQNKSKTQLEETEKNSIPSSSNYSQNRPTFGPKKDLKSSKHQPYLAPKRSELRPDLAKTTGCNENNSQLKVSDKHICVPCSPAYSKPQVFGSNTITNYGPNFLNHIVMPDQSLGIIENPGNSVPKCGIQ from the exons ATGGCTGAAGTCCTAATGGACTATAAAATGCTCACTGAGGCCGAAAAACGGCGGGTTGAAGAAATAGACACTTCGATCGCGAGTTTGCAGGAAGAAGTTGAtaaattaaacaagatattgaaCAATAGCGAGAGAGGATGGGCTTTATTGGTGGCTAAATTAAAACGGGAGCGGTTAATGGCATTAACTGCGGTAACAAGATCGAAATTACTGCTTGCCGAGATGGAAATATTCATCGCGGAAAGTGAACTCAACAATATTGGTAAAAGTAACGGTGAAAAAACGAAATCTAGTCAAAATGAAG AAGTCCCCTGTTGCAGTTCTACACTACTTCCAAGCTCACCGCTGTCCACACCGAGCACTTCTGAACGCAGCTCCACTCCCAAAAGCCAAACACCGTCTCGTAGAAGAAAGAAGCACAAGAATACTTCTTCAGCTTTAAATAATAGTAAGTTTATATCCAAAGAAAAAGATGGTACGAATAATGGAGATATTGTACCTAGTACAACCATTACAATTGCAGAATTTAATTCTCTAAATGATAAGTTATCATCTTCTCCGTCTAACATGTCTGCTGTCGACGAATctaatattttgaatgaatCAAGAAATTGTTTGCAAGAAATTAATATTCTAGAATCTTCTATCATTGATTTGGAAAATCGTAACATTTCTGACACTCGTACATCTAATACTGAGCTTAAAAAGCAAAATACACAAAAAGTTTGCTCCAAAATAGATTCTATAACACATAAGACTGATGccaaaaacagtaaaaataagaaattttcttctaaaactaacaaaaaaattgaGGCTTTATTTGAGACTGAAAACAATACTTTAgataaatcaaacatttttgcATCACAATCGAATTTATTgccaaataaaattactgaaGCTCCGAACCTGCCAGTATCCAATAAAGAAAATCCTAACATTTCTGTCAGTAATTTGAATTTAGATTCTATGTCTTTGACAGattcattttctaaaataaagaagaataaaaaacattctGGCAATTGTACACCAGCTAAGAAAGTAAAGCACTCCAAGGAGGTTTTAAATACTACTTTTCTAGAACCTAACTCATGTGTAAATTCAAATTCAGAGAGTAACAATTCAGCCAGTGATACAGTCACTCCGGTAACTGATTTACCTTATATACCAACGTCAAATAAACATCTTACCGATTCTATAATTGCCGAATTCAATAAACCTTTCGAAAATGACTtcagtcaatcaaaattaaaaatagctcCTCGTAGAAAAGCTAAGAATGTTAAAATAAAGCCAGTAGCGGATATAACAgcatataaaaatactgaaaaaactCTCAGTTATAATTCTCGTTTATTGTATTCTCCTACAGTTTCAAATGTGAAACCATTGCATCCGAGAGACCCGCGTAAGTCATATTATACCGCGCACTCGAGTGATTGCACTCCTATGAAACTGCCCTTACCAAAAATGGTCGAAAAAACACTTAATTCTGACCAAAATCTGCCTGACACACAGCTTGGAGAAAgtacaaacaatacaataccTATATCTCctacatatttgcaaaataGACCGACTTTTGGCTCTAAAAGTCAGCTATGCACTCCCATAAACCTGCCTTTGGCAAAAATTACCGAAAATATACGTATTTACGACCAAAATAAGTCTAAAACACAGCTTGAAGAAACTGAAAAAAACAGCATTCCTTCATCTTCTAATTATTCGCAAAATAGACCTACTTTTGGACCCAAAAAAGACCTTAAATCGTCTAAACATCAACCATATTTAGCTCCTAAAAGGTCAGAATTGAGACCAGATTTGGCTAAAACTACCGGATGTAACGAAAATAATTCTCAATTAAAAGTAAGTGACAAACATATTTGTGTACCCTGTTCACCAGCTTATTCTAAACCACAAGTTTTTGGAAGTAACACTATAACAAACTATGGTCCTAATTTCTTAAATCATATTGTTATGCCTGATCAAAGTTTAGGCATAATCGAAAATCCTGGTAATTCTGTGCCTAAATGTGGAATACAATAA